One Triticum dicoccoides isolate Atlit2015 ecotype Zavitan chromosome 3B, WEW_v2.0, whole genome shotgun sequence genomic window, CCAGTATACGTTTTTCTTTCGAACCAAAGAAACTAGAAAGTCATATAAGAGAAGCATGAATGAAGAGGGGGTGAAATGGAAATGGGACCTTGCTACATCTTATTGTAGATAGCAAAACTCCATTCTTATTGTAGATAGCAGGCCTCCATTCTTTCTTTATTAAGGGGGGTTAAATCTTTTACCATACGTGTTTGCCCACAATTTAAACCAACTAAATAATAGATTTCATTTTCAATATGTACATGGTTTCAGCGGGTCTCTGCGTCATTTGGCGCAACGAATCCACTCGAGGCCCGGCGGCAGACGGGAGAGGGTCACCGGCTAACGCCGGCGAGCTGGTGGTTGGTGGCGGCTCGATCCACTCCTGCATCCTTCTTCCACTTCCCCGATGGCGAGGTCAGATGCGACCTGGGGGTTGGTGGCGGCTCGATCCACTCATGGATCCTTCTTGTTTCACTTCTCCGCTGCCTAACACCGAGCACTGGTCAAGGAGCATGGTATCGACGACGGCAGCCGGAAACATGATTTAAAATGGGACTTTACACCAAAAAATAAGAATGTGTGCAACAAACCTATTAGAGGGGATTAAACCATGAAATTTTATTTCATTGTGGGCATGGCTTTAGCATGTCACTGCGCTATTCGGCGCAACGGGTCCACTGGTTTCATTAAAAGGGAAAGGTGTAGAGGGTTCGGATTGCAGGAATAAGTCGCTTTCATTTCCAGAATAGAAGCTAGGATCTTTGACCAGACACAATGGCATGCTGCCATTAATTTTTAATGATTACTAGTATTATACTGAATTTTTCATGCTGCCATGGGTGATCTATGAGGACACCCTTTCCCTCGAATAAAAGAGGGGACACCCTAATTATTGTTTATGACTGTCATCAGGAGCATATGAATCTATTGGAATGTCACATGTCTTAGACTCTTGAGATTagattagctagatggcctctcaAGAAGGAAAGATGGGCggtctcatacccggcaggcgtcctggttgaagagtgcgccggactggtgggtgccccatactcggcaggcgtcctggttgggacctcaagttttagatgttaggtttggttgCGAGGTTTAttaggtattaggcccagactatcagcatccctacatcaactggataggagtagccacagatgttgcctagacggtggctttagttttactggtgtatgactttgtaaggtcatgtatgaataattaataaagtggttgcatgcatcgtccagatgcagaggccaggggtcctcctccttttctaaaaaaaagaagaaaagatggGCTAAGACGCATACTGGTTGGTGGTATGGGTGCCGCTATATTTTATCATTTATAATTGGCATCCTTGTTATGGACATCAAGAAAACACAGGTGTGCTGATTTGGAATTTTAGAGGTCCAAGTAtatgtgtatgtgcaatgcacgtgttTTGTGAGGTGCTTAGAATAAAGCGGTCATTTTCTTTTTTGCCTATATGATAAAATATTTGATAGAAATGCCATTTAACAATTTGCCTCAAACAAGTGCATGATACAACAATTTAAGCATGTAAATAGTGCGCTTGCATCAGATTGGAATGAGCCTCGACGTAAATGCTTGCTCATATCTAAACCGGCGATGGTGCTCTTGTATTCGGCTTGTCTAGAAGTCGAGGAATGACGCGTCTTCAATCACGTCTGCTACGATGTTGACATCATCTTTGCTAGGTCATGGTATCATCTCCACCGCCACCGCTCTTTTGGGTTATCTGGAAGTCGATGACATGATCTTCAATCACGTCTGCTACGACGTTGACATCATCTTTGCTAGGTCATGGTATCATCTCCACCGCTACCTCTCTTTAGGGTTATCTGGAAGTGAGGAACGACATGATCTTCCATCGCGCCTGCCACGATGTCGATGCCATCTTCAGCTAGNNNNNNNNNNNNNNNNNNNNNNNNNNNNNNNNNNNNNNNNNNNNNNNNNNNNNNNNNNNNNNNNNNNNNNNNNNNNNNNNNNNNNNNNNNNNNNNNNNNNNNNNNNNNNNNNNNNNNNNNNNNNNNNNNNNNNNNNNNNNNNNNNNNNNNNNNNNNNNNNNNNNNNNNNNNNNNNNNNNNNNNNNNNNNNNNNNNTCTTTGAGAAATGCCACATTTCCGTGTTGTTGCCACCATACTCCTACCCCTTGGAAGTGAAGAATTGATACCGCTCGCATCATATGTGCTAAAATCATGGTTTTGATCTTAAACAACGGATCAAAGAAAAAATCTCAAAATATTCATTCATCGATGCAAGCGTTTCACAAAAATGATAAAAATGACACCAGCTCCTTTTCTCTCTTTATCACGTCATATGCGGAATTCACACGGTGATGAGAAAGCAGGTTAGGCAGAGCCCACAAAATGCAAATAGCATCGTTCCTCCCACGCGTCACGTACGTTATGCGAATATATGCAGTGGAGCGGCGAGAAACGCAGCACCTTTCGGCTCCTGTGCAAAGCAAAGCAGCTCGAGATTTGTCACGTGTTGGTTTTTCCCCCTCTTTTTGTCTCGaacggaaaagaaaaaggaaggttGGCGTTGGGAATCGAATGGACGGGCGCGCGGCCACGCTCCCTCGGCGGCCACCGTCAGATGCGGCGGGCGCGTTTATGGCGCCGCGCCGCGCCacgctccccgcgccgccgccgtccgaTGGGCGTGTCGTGCACGGCGGGGATCGCGTCTCATCCAAAACCCCCCACCGACCCGGCCTCCTCGCCATTTCcccctcccccctcttctctctccaGTCTCCCCCTGCGCACGCGGCCTCCCTCCCTTTCTCTCTCCTCCCGCTTCCCTCCCGTTGCTCTGCCTCTCGCTCCCTCGTCCGATCTGCATCTGCCCCCCTTGTCCTTCCGTCTTCTCGTTTTCTTTCTTCCTTCGTTCTCGGCAGTGTCAAgatttgtctttgttttcccggagcggcggcggcggcggtggtggagtggtGGTGCGGCGGGAGATTCAGGGAGATCTAGCTCGATCTGCCTCTGTTCTTGGAGCTCGAGGGCGCGGGGAGCCGAGATGGCGgcgcaggagcaggagcagcaggCCAAGACGAGCACCACCAGCTCGCTGCCGTCCAGCAGCGACCGCTCCTCCAGCTCCGGCCCCAACAACCTCAAGGAAGGAGGTACCCACCGTCTCTCCCTCCACCCCGCCGCTCTtttgctcgctcgctcgctcgctgacTGAATCCGGCAGCTCAGCTCGAGAGTCGAGACGCTGACGACGCGTGTCTATGTGTATGATGTGGTGGcaggcgcggagagcgacgaggagATACGGCGGGTGCCGGAGATGGGCGGCGGGTCGGCGTCGTCCGGCGCGGGGGACGGCAAGCAGCTGCAGCTGGCGGCGGCCGGGGGCGGGCAGGCCCCGGCGGGGAAGAAGCGCGGGCGCGCCGCCGGGGACAAGGAGCAAAACCGGCTGAAGCGGCTGCTGCGGAACCGCGTGTCGGCGCAGCAGGCCCGCGAGCGGAAGAAGGCCTACATGACGGAGCTGGAGGTCAAGGCCAAGGACCTCGAGCTCCGCAATGCCGAGCTGGAGCAGAAGGTCTCCACCCTCCAGAACGAGAACAACACGCTCCGCCAGGTACCGTATCCACCCCAGATCCTCCCTCCCAGCACAATTGTCTCACTGTCAGCGGCCATGGCGATACTGAATCTTGCATGCGTGTGCGTTTGCAGATACTGAAGAACACGACGGCGCACGCCGGGAAGAAGCCGAGCGGCGGCAAGGGGGGAGACGGCGGCAAGAAGCACCACCACCACTTCGGCAAGGGCTAGTAGCAAGACCGAGCTTCTCTGCTGCGACGATGGTTGCTAGGAACCACCCAACGTCTGCCCATCTGACCATTGTTAGGACACTGCTGTTGTTGTTTGCTGCCGCAGTTTGACGCTTGGcttgtcttcttcttctttttcactcCTCTCTTCTCCACGGTTGCTCGGTCGCCCGCTTTTGATGTCTCACTGTCACTGTTGTGTGTGCCCTGTCCATGGTAGCTTGTTGTTAGGAATGTTGATCTATGTGAACATTGGTTGTGTATTGTACTGTACTGTTCTCTTCTCTTCTCCACCGTTACAATTTGGCTTCTTCGCAAAGCTGGTCGCTGAAGCTGCGCAGGGAAAGAGCTTCAAAAGATGAATTTCAGTTCAAATCCGATGGCCCAAGCGAAATCTCTCTCGGTTCTAAAAGGAGGCGCAGCCGCTTCGAGTGGCTCAGAATTCAGCAGATGATGGGAGGCAACAGTGTTTCTATTATTTGACTGGATTTTCTTTGACAAATTGTTGGTGATGTGTGTGAATCAGCCAAAGGCGCTACCTGTGCTTAGTCAAAGAACAGATGTCCTGAAAATGCAAGTAGTTACTGACGAATCCACCACTGAATTCAGAAAGCTGAGGAGCTACTGTATATGACTTACGATTGCCTGATGCAGGATAAGCTGCACCGTGAGGAGGTATTGTAGAGGAATTTGACTTGCAAGATGCAGAGGGAAAAAGAATGACAGAATTTACAAGAACACCGCAACGGCTGTTCTGTTCATGCTTGGCATTCTTGTAGCCAACCCAACACAGACCCACAATATCGATAGGAACAGTCAGGGAGGGGACCCTGATATAACAGTGCTAAACTGAACCACTTCCACTTCATTTATTTATCCCGGTATCACACAGTACATCATCAAATTACTAAGCCCCAAAACTTTTTCGGCGTGTATGGTCCGCCGTAAAGTGAGTGACTACTACCATGGTTCAGGTCTTGCTATCCTTAACGAACTACTTTCTTCAAACACTAAACTTTGACCGACTCTTAACCACCTTCAGCCTTTTCCTTCAGAAAATGTAAAGTTACCGTGCGCGTATCAGTAGCACCAACACCGTGGCAGATCCGAGAGCACTTCACATCACATCTACCAGTAATTTTTCGGCATTATCGACGGCCAGACTCACTCAAGAAGCCTCAACGGCATGGAAGAGTTTGCTGGAGGATCTATTCGTTGGCTACGCGTGCGTCGCTCTGATCGTGTACTCTGCCACAAGCTTTGAGAACAGAGACGACTTGTTCTCCAGCAGCTTGGCCGGCGTGTCACGCTCCACGGCCACACCTGCATAGATCGGCACGGCGTTTGTCAGACCAACAGGTATGCCAAGCACATGGGATTAGTAGAAGAATTAGCAAGGCGCGATTGCGTTTGTTTTAATGGGCTGATTGCTGACCGTTGTCGAGGAGCAGAACCATGTCGCTGTCGAGGACCGAGGTGATTCGATGCGCAATCGTGATGACCGTCGCCTCCGAGAAGTTCTCACGTAGTGTTTTCTGAATCATGTTGTCTGTCGCGGTATCCACTGAAGCAGTGGCTTCGTCCAGAACCAGTATCTTGGTCCGTTTCAGAATCACTCTTCCAAGACAGACTAGCTGGCGCTGGCCCACGCTCCAGTTCTCTCCGTTCTCGATCACTGCAAGGCAAAATAACATGATTTTTCAGTTCAAAAAAGCAGCAGCACGTGTTATAGTTTTCAAATCTTGGAAGAGAAGAGATGATACTGGGAAATGTGTGAACGATGAGCAAATTTATCTTTTTTAACAACAAAAGGCGCACGAAGCGCCAAACTTTCCATTCAGCTCAGCTCAATAGCGACATACAGCATGGATTACAAAGCAAATTAAGTTTCAGACTTTCAACTGCATGACTGAAAATAAACATATCACATATCAGACCTGGTGAGTCGAGTTTCAGCTCCTTCTTCCTGACCTCATCTCCCAGCTGACAGTTATCCAAGGCCTGAAATGGAGCAAAAGATTCAGACTGCAACTTTCCAAGAGGTTCTCGACTATTTCGCAAGTATTTGACGACTGACAAGAAATGAAGCATGTGAAAGCGAAGCTACCTCCCAGATCTGATCGTCATTGTACTCGTTAAGAGGGTCAAGGTTGCTCCTCACAGTTCCCTCAAACATCGTTGGATCTTGTGGAATGATGCTAAGTCTAGATCTCAGATCATGCAGCCCGATGGTGCAGATGTCAACACCATCTACCAGTATCTGACCGACAGTAGGCTCGACAATACGGAAAAGGGCCTGTATGAGTGTTGATTTACCACTGCCTGTTCTTCCAACAATACCAGTCTTCATGCCTCCAGGGAAAGTGACGTTAAGGCCCTTCAGAACAAATGGTAGTTGTGGAGCATATCTTACCTGCAGGAATTTGACAAGTTAATGATGAACACTATCTAGAATAAATTGGTTATATTTTTTTTTTACGAACAAATTGGTTATTTTTCATTTGACAAAATGCTGAATTTACAATTCGTTTCCCATCAGACTGGATTTCTAATAGTTGACTCACAATGGCAAAAAGTATGAAATTTCTGCATAACAACACGGTAAAAGAAAAGGAGAACATAATTAAACAGGAGGGAAAAAAAGAAAGAGTACTTACATGGACGTCACGAAGCTGAATTTCTCCCTGTGACGGCCAGTTATGGGGCAACTTATCTTCTGACATTGAAAGTGGGGGCTCTTCAGGAATGCTTATGTATTGCAGAATTCTTTCTACTGATATGATCTTGTTCTCCAAATTGCACATGCTCCACACAACCCATGCTTGCAGCATGTTCAAGTTAAGCCCATATGTGACCGCGAGACCAGCAATACCTGAAAGCAGGATGTAGATTTAGTTGCAAGCCCATATCAAGTCACGTCAAATCTGCTAACGTTACTTGGTATAAATATTGTTCCGAACTAGTAACATCCTAACCTGGATCGATGATACCAGTTGGTAGACTGATCAGAAATACCAAAGCGAATGCAAATGTGAAGGACGACAGCGTATCCAAGCGGAAACAAAGCCACTCCATTGCTGCAGCATTGTAGAATTTCGGTCGAGAGTAGGCATCCATTAGATGGCTATTAGTTGATACAAACTGATGTTCTTTGCCAAAACTTCTGATGGTGGTTGATCCAGTAATTGATTCAGCAAAATGTTGTATGATAGGAGCTTTGCAAACCCCTACCAGCCTTTGCAGCTCTCTGGCCGTCTCAATGTAGTAGCGCTGCAAGATGATAGATGTAGTAAGGTGCTGAACTTGCAGTTAAAATAACATGAAGAATAAATATTAAATAGATTAAATTACCTGGTACCAGAAACAGATAATGATCACAGGAACGAACACAAGAAACACCTGCCATGCTACCTGAGACATAACCGCAATAATTCCAACTAGTTGTATGATGGAAAATGCAACAGAACCCATCTGGTAAGCGATGTTTGTATCCACTTCGCTTTGATCAGTTGAAGCCTAAACAGTTCAATCTTGAGTGAGCAATAATCAAAGTAAACAAATCAAACTTCCCAGGAAATCTGAGGAGATGCAAATGACTTACTCTATTCAAGATGCGCCCACTTGGAGTGGAATCGAAGAAAGACATAGGAGCTCTGAATATGGCCATATGCATCTTGTTGAACAACAGAGTTGCTGTTTTGTATGCAGCTGTCACAAGAAACAGTGCCCTTATGAGGATGCATAGCGAACTTGCAACAGCCAATGCCACGAAGACATAGATCAGTGTCGACGTGCTCACTGGAGGCTCAGCGTCTTTCGACACAGGAGAAGCCCAAGCCATCCAGTAATTGCTAGCAATCTGAAGTACTTGGAAAAGTAGCTGTGCTATCAACACAAATGGTACGAGAGCTCCGCCGTAAGCCAATGTGAGGTATTTCCAGTAGACCCAGAACCCCACCCTGcctttttctctttcttcttcctgcaCCAGCTGCCCACTCTGAACCTTGTCACCGTTGTCTTTGCCATTTTGTTTATCTTTCTCTTCAGCTGATGACAATGACCTGGATAGGCTTGAAGAGATTGTCTCACTGCCTCCATTAGCGACATCAATCACATCCAATGCTGTGAGAGCATCTTGGTGAGCACCAACCAGTTCCATTAGCTCTTCCCCTGAACCAAGTATATCGTTGTATTTGCCTGCTTGTGCTATTCTCCCACCTTTCATTACCTACATATAAAATTATTATAAGTAGAATCGAACAATTTATGGCAATAAAATTTACATGAAACATTTGCCAGTGAAATTCTCACCAGAATAAGATCAGCTGAAGGCAGGAATTCAATCTGGTGAGTGACATAAACCACTGTTTTTGAAGCCAAAGCCCCAAGCAAGCATTCCTGCAAATGGAAGAAACCTTAATAAGCACATGTTCTCAAACTCCTATATTGAACAAAAAAAGAATGTATTATACCTTGAAAAGGTGGGATCCTGTATGAGCATCGACTGCGCTGAATGGATCATCAAACAAATAGATGTCGGCATCCTGATACAAAGCTCGGGCTATCTGAATCCTTTGCTTTTGCCCGCCACTAAGATTTATGCCTCGCTCTCCAATGACTGTCTTGTCACCGAATGGCAAGATCTCCAAGTCTTTCTTCAGTGAACACCACTCAAGGACCCTGTCATATTTCTCACTGTCCATCTCCTTGCCGAACAGTATGTTGTCCTGAATTTTGCCGCTCTGTATCCATGCCGTCTGGCTGACATATGCCATTGTTCCGCAAGTCTTGACCTCTCCTGATAGCTTTGGCACCTCACCAAGAATGCAAGAGAGCAAGCTTGATTTTCCAGAGCCGACCGTCCCACAGACTGCAACGCGCATACCTAGCTGAGCTTCAAAATTCAGGTCCTTCAGCGTTGGCAGCTCAGGTGAGCCGTCCCAGGAGAAGCACCCATTGCTGACCTCAATTGCAACATTGGAGCTACCACTTGGTAGCCTCTCCACGGCATCCGTCGGCAACTCCTCAAGGCATAGGAAAGATGCTATCCTGTCAAGAGACACCTTGGTCTGAATCATCATCGAGATTGTGTCAGGAAGGTTGTATATTGGTTCTTGAAGCACCCGGAACGTGGCCAATGCAGACAGCACCTTCCCTGACTCCAATGGTATCCCTAAGAGCATGCAAGCTCCGAAGGTTACCACAGCGACGAAGGTCGGGGCACCCCAGAACACGAAGGTGGCCGCGGTCGATGTGTAAAGGTACTTCTTGAGCCAGCTTGTCTCTGTGGTCCTGAGGTCAATGATCTTGGACAAGAACTTCATTTCCCACCCCTGCAGTTTAAGAATCCTCATGTTGCGCAGGATCTCAGATGTCGCCTTCATCCTGACATCCTTGCAGTCCATGAGCTTCTGCTGGAACTTCTCCTGCATTTTCATGGGAGGCACATTTGCAAGCATGACCACAATGGTGGCACCGAGCGCTGCAAGCGACGCTACCCCCAGGGTGGAGTACAAGATGAACAATGCCATGCCTACTTGGAGTGGTACCAACCAGAGATCGTGCATGTACCATGAGAAGAGGCCGACTCGGTCGGCGTCCACGCTGATGATGTTGATCATCTCGCCGCTGGTGCGGCTCTGTCTGGAGATGCTGGACAGAGAGAGCCCTTTCTGGTACACGACGGAGACGAGCGCGGAGCGAGCACGTATCCCGGCTTGCTGTAGCCGGAAGAACCAGTGCCGTTGTGACAAGCACTCAAACACCTTGGCTACGATGAATGTGACAACAAGGAGCTTCCCCTTGCTGGCGTACCTCTCGTCGCCGTTGAGGTACTGCACCAGGGAGTCTATGAGGTACGGGCCAACGTAGGTGGCCAGGTTGTAGATGAGTGCGTAGAGCGCGGTCACCGCGATGTGCCACCAGACGGTGCGCacaagggccttggtgagcttgaacGCGGTGAACTTGGGGCCAGAGCCGTCGCCGGCTTGCGCCTCCAGGTTCGTCTTGAACGAGGGGAGCAGGCCGGCCACGCTGTCGGCATGATCAAGGTCAGGGACGTCGTCGAGGCCGAGGGCCTTCTTGTTGCCGACGGCGAGCAGGGGTCCCATCCAGGAGAAGGTGAGGACGCTGAGGAAGCCGGCGCTCGTGAAGAGGGAAGCATCGACGGTGTCGTCGCCGCGGCTCTCGCTCGCGCCGTTGAGCAGAGGCTCCTCGGAAGCAGAGCCGCCCGTCGTGTTGGCAGAGAACCCGGCGACGAGTAGCGCCACGCCTGCGAGGACCTCAACGGCGTCGCGCGCCCACGGAAGCGCGGGCACGGGGAGCCCGTAGGAGAGGCTCGTGGCGGCgtggacggcgagagcgaggacggAGAGGAGAAGGAAGAGCGCCCACCAGAGCTTGAGCGGCGCGGCGAAGcgctcctccccgcggccgcggtACTGGAGCTGCAGGTAGGCCGCGAGCAGCAGCCACGCCACCGCGCGCGCCGCGGCGTCCGCCTGGTCGGCCACCGCGTCGGGCGCCCCCCACCCGGCCCCGCCGCCGGTGCCACTGTTGTCAAGGTACCACGAGACGAGCGAGTACACGCCGAGGAAGACCTCGGACGCCGCCAGAGCCCATGTGGCGCGGACAGCGAACTGTCCCCACCGGAACCGGATGCCACCGCCTCTCACCGCAGCGGCTGATTCCTTGCCGCGGTGGGCGGGGGCGAAGAGGAGCCGGGCCGCGACggcgagcgcgagcaggaggtgggcCCCGGCGCCGAGGCCGTGGAGGAGCGCTGGCCGCAGGAAGACGGGGAGGGCGGCCGGCTCCGCTATCGCTGCCGCGAAAGGCGACGACGACGCCGACGCCGCGGTGGGCATGGGTGGGCGCAGGCTGGGTGAGTGGAGCGCCGGAGCGGGCGGGCGGGCGTTATATAGGGGACCGGGCGGCGACACGTGCGGGGGGAAGAGTCGTGACGGCGACggggcggctgcggctgcggcgcGGCGCGGGTCCTTGGGGTCCAAGACACCTCCCTCCAGCCCACCCCACCACCCCCCGTGCGGCCGTGTCCCTACCCACCCACGTCCCGCCGCGGCCGCGACGGAGGGGAGAATGGGGAACCAAGGATGGATCGGAGGAGAGCGGAGGTGGGAGAGGTGAGTAAATCAAAATTGCGGTTTTGGTGGTGGCGGTGCCCCCGAGCGATCGCAACGAGCGGTGGCGACTGGCGGGGCGGCAGTCGAGATAAATGAGTTGCAGAATCCCGGCCCGGCCGGCCGGGGTTTTGACTACGCTACGCCTCCCCCGCCCCAAGAGCAATTAGTTAAGAGTATCTTCTACTGCACGGTTTAAAATTCTCCTTCCCAAAACCTGACGACGAGATAATAAAAGGTGGTGGCTCTGTTGGAATTTTCCGAAATGTGGTACTAGTAGTACGCATCCTGTTATTACCGTAGCCCAGATATAATGGCTTCGTTTAATTATTGCCTCAGTTTACTAATATATGGACTGTGCGtaatttttccttttttcttttcaagAGTATGTGCAGCTTCATGATGATCGTCAAGCCAGAGATAACAAGTCCTGCAGGATCCTTGCATCTTCTTTTCTTCAAGTTAAGTCCAGCAACATCTTTGTCTCCACCTTGTTGGTGAACGTAGCGTATGCCCCGCTCTTGTAATCGCGAAAAAGGAAGTCGGTTCATCTCACGCTGGCACCACATGCGGGTTCGGACGATAGAAACTCTCTCCCGATAATATCGCTGCCCAGCTTTGTCGGTTGTACTACTTCTtctgtaaatgtactagtactagtatACTACTACAATACAACAGGTTTTCCGCTTGTTTTTTGTCTCTCAAAACTTTATATTTTTGTGAGGGTTCATCgagctttttttcttttctttttttgctagACCATCGAGCTCTTTGTTACTCCATCTAGACCTGGGCATGGgtggcccggcccgaagcccgacatCCATGTCGGGCTCGGGAATCACTTTTCAGCCCGACGTTCAGCCCGGGCTCGGGTTTCATTTTCTAGCCTGAAGCCCAGGAAAAGCCCGACCAAACGTGTTTTTTGATGCTTTTTCTATAAATACAGGTATAGTATGTATTCCTGAAAATAACTATATTGTTATCTTTAAATACGGGGAAATAGGCATATTGCTCGGGCCAGGCCCTGGCTTGGGATTTTGAAGTCGGGCTTTTTGAAACCCGGCCCAGCCCGGAAATGCCCAGGTCTAACTCCATTTCAGGGCTACAATCAGCTACTCCTACAGACCTTGGAAAACAATCGAGTGTATTATGCAACCAAACACCGGTGCATACCCCAACTCTGACACATCTAGCTAATTCATGAGCCATTCTATTTTGACCATGACTAATTTTACGAGGGATAAAAAGCTTGAT contains:
- the LOC119275276 gene encoding ABC transporter C family member 3-like; the protein is MPTAASASSSPFAAAIAEPAALPVFLRPALLHGLGAGAHLLLALAVAARLLFAPAHRGKESAAAVRGGGIRFRWGQFAVRATWALAASEVFLGVYSLVSWYLDNSGTGGGAGWGAPDAVADQADAAARAVAWLLLAAYLQLQYRGRGEERFAAPLKLWWALFLLLSVLALAVHAATSLSYGLPVPALPWARDAVEVLAGVALLVAGFSANTTGGSASEEPLLNGASESRGDDTVDASLFTSAGFLSVLTFSWMGPLLAVGNKKALGLDDVPDLDHADSVAGLLPSFKTNLEAQAGDGSGPKFTAFKLTKALVRTVWWHIAVTALYALIYNLATYVGPYLIDSLVQYLNGDERYASKGKLLVVTFIVAKVFECLSQRHWFFRLQQAGIRARSALVSVVYQKGLSLSSISRQSRTSGEMINIISVDADRVGLFSWYMHDLWLVPLQVGMALFILYSTLGVASLAALGATIVVMLANVPPMKMQEKFQQKLMDCKDVRMKATSEILRNMRILKLQGWEMKFLSKIIDLRTTETSWLKKYLYTSTAATFVFWGAPTFVAVVTFGACMLLGIPLESGKVLSALATFRVLQEPIYNLPDTISMMIQTKVSLDRIASFLCLEELPTDAVERLPSGSSNVAIEVSNGCFSWDGSPELPTLKDLNFEAQLGMRVAVCGTVGSGKSSLLSCILGEVPKLSGEVKTCGTMAYVSQTAWIQSGKIQDNILFGKEMDSEKYDRVLEWCSLKKDLEILPFGDKTVIGERGINLSGGQKQRIQIARALYQDADIYLFDDPFSAVDAHTGSHLFKECLLGALASKTVVYVTHQIEFLPSADLILVMKGGRIAQAGKYNDILGSGEELMELVGAHQDALTALDVIDVANGGSETISSSLSRSLSSAEEKDKQNGKDNGDKVQSGQLVQEEEREKGRVGFWVYWKYLTLAYGGALVPFVLIAQLLFQVLQIASNYWMAWASPVSKDAEPPVSTSTLIYVFVALAVASSLCILIRALFLVTAAYKTATLLFNKMHMAIFRAPMSFFDSTPSGRILNRASTDQSEVDTNIAYQMGSVAFSIIQLVGIIAVMSQVAWQVFLVFVPVIIICFWYQRYYIETARELQRLVGVCKAPIIQHFAESITGSTTIRSFGKEHQFVSTNSHLMDAYSRPKFYNAAAMEWLCFRLDTLSSFTFAFALVFLISLPTGIIDPGIAGLAVTYGLNLNMLQAWVVWSMCNLENKIISVERILQYISIPEEPPLSMSEDKLPHNWPSQGEIQLRDVHVRYAPQLPFVLKGLNVTFPGGMKTGIVGRTGSGKSTLIQALFRIVEPTVGQILVDGVDICTIGLHDLRSRLSIIPQDPTMFEGTVRSNLDPLNEYNDDQIWEALDNCQLGDEVRKKELKLDSPVIENGENWSVGQRQLVCLGRVILKRTKILVLDEATASVDTATDNMIQKTLRENFSEATVITIAHRITSVLDSDMVLLLDNGVAVERDTPAKLLENKSSLFSKLVAEYTIRATHA
- the LOC119275277 gene encoding transcription factor HY5-like, with the protein product MAAQEQEQQAKTSTTSSLPSSSDRSSSSGPNNLKEGGAESDEEIRRVPEMGGGSASSGAGDGKQLQLAAAGGGQAPAGKKRGRAAGDKEQNRLKRLLRNRVSAQQARERKKAYMTELEVKAKDLELRNAELEQKVSTLQNENNTLRQILKNTTAHAGKKPSGGKGGDGGKKHHHHFGKG